The Paeniglutamicibacter sulfureus genome includes a region encoding these proteins:
- a CDS encoding MGMT family protein, whose product MPSPEFVDAVLDVIRRIPPGRVMTYGDIAHALGSNAPRAVGRVLAYYGHAVTWWRVVPASGLPPQGHSRLALPHYLEEGTPLRCQVSEDDYRIALSSARLSYDHEIYSEVAP is encoded by the coding sequence ATGCCAAGCCCGGAGTTCGTCGACGCAGTGCTCGACGTCATCAGGCGCATCCCGCCAGGGCGCGTCATGACATACGGTGACATTGCGCACGCACTTGGGTCCAACGCTCCGCGGGCAGTCGGTCGAGTGCTCGCCTACTACGGCCACGCCGTCACCTGGTGGCGAGTCGTGCCGGCGAGTGGACTGCCACCGCAGGGACACAGTCGTCTCGCCCTTCCCCACTACCTTGAAGAGGGCACACCGCTCAGGTGCCAGGTATCGGAGGACGACTACCGCATCGCTCTGTCATCGGCCCGACTCAGCTACGATCATGAAATTTACTCGGAGGTTGCCCCTTGA
- a CDS encoding VIT1/CCC1 transporter family protein, which yields MKEINIANPHEYDHTHSSSAGSGWLRASVFGAMDGLVSNTGLISGIAAAGASPGIIAITGISGLISGAISMALGEYTSVRTQNEQLQVEIDTERDALTRNPEGEEAELSIMFESLGMHPSTARDAASQVHANTEQALRVHLAHELGLSPDEKQSPRVAAIASLVSFSVGAIIPVLPFLIGFGTLGWGLLFGGVGLLAAGFAAAKFTDRNPFASAGRQLLFGGIAVAATYGIGTLLGVSQLG from the coding sequence GTGAAGGAAATCAACATCGCAAACCCACACGAGTACGACCACACTCACTCGTCCTCCGCCGGGTCTGGGTGGCTTCGCGCTTCGGTGTTCGGTGCGATGGACGGCCTCGTCTCAAACACCGGCCTCATTTCAGGTATTGCCGCAGCAGGCGCTTCCCCTGGCATTATCGCGATCACCGGTATCTCGGGCCTCATCTCTGGCGCGATCTCAATGGCGCTTGGCGAATACACCTCCGTGCGGACGCAGAACGAGCAGCTTCAAGTTGAGATCGACACCGAGCGCGACGCCCTCACTCGCAATCCAGAAGGCGAGGAGGCCGAACTCTCGATCATGTTCGAGTCGCTCGGCATGCACCCTAGTACAGCTCGCGATGCCGCTTCACAGGTGCACGCGAACACCGAACAGGCGCTCAGAGTGCACCTCGCGCACGAACTTGGCTTGAGCCCCGACGAAAAGCAATCGCCGAGGGTGGCGGCAATCGCATCTCTTGTCTCCTTTAGCGTGGGTGCGATTATCCCGGTCCTTCCGTTCCTGATCGGCTTCGGAACCCTCGGGTGGGGGCTCCTCTTCGGCGGAGTGGGTCTTCTCGCTGCGGGCTTCGCTGCCGCAAAGTTCACTGACCGCAACCCCTTCGCGAGCGCGGGCCGCCAGCTGCTCTTCGGCGGCATCGCCGTCGCGGCCACCTATGGCATTGGTACGCTCCTCGGGGTCTCACAACTCGGTTAA
- a CDS encoding transcriptional regulator, whose product MISDLDPVIHAPKRLALMALLAHAQDADFGFVRDALGVSDSDLSKQATALTEASYITVAKAGRGRGGTTTFRITKQGRTAYEKHRAALEALLAGSNFSVSSDSTVAKES is encoded by the coding sequence ATGATTTCCGACCTCGACCCGGTCATTCACGCGCCCAAACGGCTCGCGCTTATGGCACTGCTTGCCCACGCTCAAGACGCAGATTTCGGGTTTGTGCGCGATGCATTGGGGGTCAGCGATTCCGACCTCTCCAAGCAGGCCACTGCTCTGACTGAGGCCAGCTACATCACGGTCGCCAAGGCGGGCCGCGGGCGAGGCGGCACGACCACATTTCGAATCACCAAGCAAGGTCGCACCGCGTACGAAAAACATCGGGCCGCACTAGAAGCCTTGCTCGCGGGGAGCAATTTCAGCGTCTCGTCTGACAGCACTGTAGCTAAGGAGTCGTAG
- a CDS encoding dihydrofolate reductase family protein, whose product MTTHFYTASSLDGFIATPEHSLEWLFKQDFDFEGPMAYPEFVKGIGALFMGASTYEWLLSNQDEWGYEQPVWVFTHRDLPVPEGADIRFVQGSVTQAHAEAVLAAQGKDIWVVGGGDLAGQFADAELLDEVWVQFAPVTLGSGQPLLPRNLQLEIIDHARNRDFICIRYRVLRETPHP is encoded by the coding sequence ATGACCACCCACTTCTATACTGCTTCAAGCCTCGACGGGTTCATCGCCACCCCCGAGCATTCCCTTGAGTGGCTGTTCAAGCAGGACTTCGATTTCGAAGGCCCCATGGCATACCCAGAGTTCGTGAAAGGAATTGGCGCTCTCTTCATGGGTGCTTCCACGTATGAGTGGCTACTGAGCAACCAAGATGAGTGGGGCTACGAGCAGCCGGTCTGGGTATTCACTCATCGCGACCTGCCCGTTCCAGAAGGCGCAGATATCCGCTTTGTTCAGGGTTCAGTGACGCAGGCTCACGCAGAGGCCGTCCTAGCTGCGCAGGGAAAAGATATTTGGGTGGTGGGCGGTGGCGACCTTGCTGGCCAGTTCGCAGATGCTGAGCTACTCGACGAAGTCTGGGTACAGTTCGCGCCGGTAACACTTGGTTCCGGCCAGCCTCTCCTTCCGCGAAATCTGCAACTCGAAATCATTGACCACGCTCGCAATCGCGATTTCATTTGCATTCGATACCGGGTACTCCGAGAGACGCCTCACCCGTAG
- a CDS encoding LysR substrate-binding domain-containing protein, with amino-acid sequence MNRNAPRRGASKGSPLRSIKRPQSAGKKAGAASKKQAAAKATPKPERVELPTLQLGFVRGVAPSKWAERWARAVREQPLELVPVDLHEVENARTEFDVLLERVAPGAIPAGSEAAARTRHAMHLYNETIALVVPADHELAKLGEIDLEDLSLLTLLAHPDHFAEWPEPQEWKDPSWTPRNAKATLELVATGLGGALMAQPLARHLSNKRVHAVIPVTHNGETLLPGTEIWASWRIERDGPDVQHLVGVLRGRTARSSR; translated from the coding sequence TTGAACCGTAATGCCCCACGACGAGGCGCATCAAAAGGCAGCCCTCTGAGGTCGATCAAGCGACCGCAGTCAGCTGGCAAGAAGGCCGGGGCCGCCTCGAAAAAGCAGGCCGCTGCCAAGGCAACGCCCAAACCGGAACGGGTGGAGCTGCCGACGCTGCAGCTCGGCTTCGTGCGCGGCGTGGCCCCAAGCAAGTGGGCCGAGCGTTGGGCGCGAGCAGTGCGAGAACAACCGTTGGAACTCGTGCCTGTGGACCTGCACGAGGTTGAGAACGCCCGCACAGAGTTCGATGTATTGCTAGAACGAGTTGCACCCGGAGCTATTCCCGCGGGAAGCGAGGCGGCAGCGCGCACCCGGCACGCGATGCACCTCTACAACGAGACCATCGCTCTTGTGGTTCCGGCAGATCACGAGCTCGCGAAGCTGGGAGAGATTGATCTCGAGGATCTCTCCTTATTGACGCTCCTCGCACACCCGGATCACTTCGCCGAGTGGCCCGAACCCCAGGAGTGGAAAGACCCTTCTTGGACGCCACGAAACGCCAAGGCAACACTCGAGCTCGTAGCGACTGGGCTCGGCGGCGCGCTCATGGCGCAGCCCCTGGCCAGGCACCTCTCTAACAAGCGTGTGCACGCCGTGATTCCGGTCACACACAATGGGGAAACGCTTCTGCCTGGAACTGAAATCTGGGCAAGCTGGCGCATTGAACGGGACGGACCTGACGTGCAGCACCTCGTCGGGGTGCTTCGTGGCCGCACTGCTCGAAGCAGCAGGTAG